One window of Cryobacterium arcticum genomic DNA carries:
- the rpmJ gene encoding 50S ribosomal protein L36: MKVKPSVKKICDKCKVIRRNGNVMVICENPRHKQRQG; encoded by the coding sequence ATGAAGGTCAAGCCCAGCGTCAAGAAGATCTGTGACAAGTGCAAGGTCATCCGCCGTAACGGCAACGTGATGGTCATCTGCGAGAACCCGCGTCACAAGCAGCGTCAGGGCTAG